In one window of Helianthus annuus cultivar XRQ/B chromosome 17, HanXRQr2.0-SUNRISE, whole genome shotgun sequence DNA:
- the LOC110925621 gene encoding uncharacterized protein LOC110925621, producing MEASLKAIASDSASKPIDSHDFTNDEYSKVKGPEKKGYVRLVGRMPATKSKGDSSTNSHTLHQLQSVVNVMMNIIQERIPDANLPTVLSNMNIQVPRIDSSAPSNSLPSNELSSSRSDDIDDRAENM from the exons ATGGAA GCTTCACTAAAAGCTATTGCAAGTGACTCTGCAAGCAAACCCATAGATTCGCATGATTTTACAAATGATGAATACTCAAAAGTTAAAGGCCCAGAGAAAAAAGGGTATGTTCGATTAGTTGGAAGAATGCCAGCCACAAAAAGTAAAGGTGATTCTTCGACTAATTCACATACTCTTCATCAGCTTCAAAGTGTTGTGAACGTTATGATGAACATTATCCAAGAACGTATCCCCGATGCAAACTTGCCTACAGTTCTTAGCAATATGAACATACAG GTCCCTCGCATCGATTCTTCGGCTCCTAGCAACTCTTTACCTAGTAACGAATTATCATCTTCAAGAAGTGACGACATTGATGATAGAGCTGAAAACATGTGA